The proteins below come from a single Oncorhynchus keta strain PuntledgeMale-10-30-2019 chromosome 1, Oket_V2, whole genome shotgun sequence genomic window:
- the LOC118374432 gene encoding torsin-1A-interacting protein 2-like encodes MEQPGRDPEENNTTAQVESSESHSTEKDAQAEQRTADIDTPAEQSNQNQDSSLPPNTSSGQGSQNLEDLDTEVKKETGPSAAVMEQPGRDPEENNTTAQVESSESHSTEKDAQAEQRTADIDTPAEQSNQNQDSSLPPNTSSVCISSQNLEDLDTEVKKETGPSAAVMEQPGCDPEENNTTAQVESSERGSEEEDKDGAVEPQTPLLITYQRATKEGEYPSRYGTISMLTGLVLLVAVAVSFIPKSSPENTVFNRTETFHRALKKVEVAFPGQRSELWRRSRIHLERHLQTARPTEPVSLMLTAGRRGEKTLHCLALHLASAFSSALNASSIHIDGASKAGQDSDLVKLDIDTQLGEAFEGNRSVAVIHRFEELPPGSTIIFYRYCDHENAAYKEAMLIFTVLLGGEEELPASLGLSAVEEMVDDHLQDKFLSSDQPAAFDLMDLDKFSGLWSRISHLVLPVAAEESIEQRGCVTIP; translated from the exons ATGGAACAGCCAGGCCGTGATCCAGAGGAGAACAACACCACTGCCCAAGTGGAGAGCAGTGAGAGCCACTCTACAGAGAAAGATGCTCAGGCAGAGCAGAGAACTGCAGATATAGATACTCCTGCAGAGCAGAGCAACCAGAACCAGGATTCCTCTTTACCCCCAAATACATCAAGTGGTCAGGGGAGCCAGAACTTGGAGGATCTTGATACCGAAG TAAAAAAGGAGACTGGGCCTTCTGCTGCAGTGATGGAACAGCCAGGCCGTGATCCAGAGGAGAACAACACCACTGCCCAAGTGGAGAGCAGTGAGAGCCACTCTACAGAGAAAGATGCTCAGGCAGAGCAGAGAACTGCAGATATAGATACTCCTGCAGAGCAGAGCAACCAGAACCAGGATTCCTCTTTACCCCCAAATACATCAAGTGTGTGCATCTCGAGCCAGAACTTGGAGGATCTTGATACCGAAG TAAAAAAGGAGACGGGGCCTTCTGCTGCAGTGATGGAACAGCCAGGCTGTGATCCAGAGGAGAACAACACCACTGCCCAAGTGGAGAGCAGTGAGAGAGGCTCTGAAGAGGAAGATAAGGATGGAGCTGTAGAGCCCCAGACTCCACTCCTCATCACATACCAGAGGGCTACTAAAGAAGGTGAATATCCATCCC GTTATGGGACAATTTCGATGCTCACTGGGCTTGTGTTGCTGGTGGCTGTGGCTGTGAGCTTCATCCCTAAGTCTTCCCCTGAGAACACAGTGTTCAACCGAACAGAGACCTTCCACAGAGCATTGAAGAAGGTGGAGGTGGCTTTCCCCGGGCAGCGCTCTGAGCTGTGGAGGAGGAGCAGGATCCACCTGGAGAGGCACCTCCAGACGGCCCGGCCCACGGAGCCAGTCAGCCTGATGCTGACAGCAGGACGCAGGGGGGAGAAGACGCTGCACTGCCTTGCCCTGCATCTGGCCTCCGCCTTCTCCTCTGCCCTCAACGCCTcctccatccacatcgacggggccagCAAGGCTGGCCAGGACAGCGACCTGGTCAAGCTGGACATCGACACCCAGCTGGGGGAAGCCTTCGAGGGAAACCGATCCGTAGCCGTCATCCATCGCTTTGAGGAGCTGCCCCCGGGTTCCACGATCATATTTTACCGCTACTGTGACCACGAGAATGCAGCCTACAAAGAGGCCATGCTCATCTTCACCGTGCTGCTGGGGGGTGAGGAGGAGCTGCCGGCCAGCCTGGGACTGAGTGCCGTGGAGGAGATGGTGGATGACCACCTGCAGGACAAGTTCCTCTCCTCTGACCAGCCGGCCGCCTTTGACTTGATGGACCTGGACAAGTTCAGTGGTCTGTGGAGCCGTATCTCCCACCTGGTCCTGCCAGTGGCAGCAGAGGAGAGCATAGAGCAGAGGGGCTGTGTCACAATTCCATAG